The window TCGACGATGACTGCTTACCAAAAGCGCGTCCGATCGCCTTTAGCGACTCCCCGCGCTTCCAGCGATCCCATAACTCCGTTTTCTCTGCCGCAGTAAACCCTCTATGAAATTTGTGAGCCATCAAACCACACTCCATCTCTCCTTTAAGATAAAGTGTTGCGTCAACCGGTTGAGACCACCCCCGATAAACAGACATTCTCGGTGTTCGTCTGCATGTTTCAAAAGTGCCACCACCGGACTCTTGCATCGCAGCAACTGCTTTCTATTCGATCACCTCATCGGCGAGTTGCTGGAGCTGCCACGGGATTTCGAGGCCAAGGGCCTTCGCGGTTTTGAGATTGATAATAAGCTCGAACTTGCTCGGCCGTTCGATGGGCAAATCGCCCGCTTTTGCCCCGCGCAGGATTCGATCAGTGTAACTTGCCGCGCGCTTGAACATCGAGGGAAGGTCCGGGCCGTACGCCATCAGCCCGCCAGCCTTCGGAAATGTGGTGAAGCCACTGATCATCGGCAAGCGAGCCTTCAAAGCCAGATCAACGATCAGTGCGCGCTGGGTGAGAATCATCGGCGAAGTGAGGACGATCAGCCCTTGCACGTGTGCGTGCACGGCGTGCTCGATGGCATCCCTGATGTCTTTTGCTTCTCGGACTGGCAACAATTCCGGCTTTACGCCCGACGCTTGAATCGCCGCCTCCGTCGCGCGAAGCTGTGCTGTCCCCAACGTTGCGTCCCAGAGGACCGCCACATCGGCGAGTCGTGGCATGGCTTCCTTGAGAAGCTCAATCTGTTTGCCGCCCAGTTCGGGAAGACCGAGAAATAGCCCGGTCAGATTACCTCCCGGGCGAGGAATACTTTGCGCCCATCCGTTGGCTACCGGATCGTCTTCCAGATCAATACCAATTGTGGGGATGACGCGCGTAGCTCTCATGACGGCGTCGACAGCGTGCGGGTTCGCAGCAAAAATGACGTTGCATTGGAGGCCGACAAGCTCCCGAGCTAATTCTTCAACGCGCTCTGCGCTCGCGCCATGGTACCGCGTTTCCAGAATCACCGTCTGACCAGGGACATAACCCAGTTCGCGCAACCCTTCGAAGAATGCTTGAAAATTTTCCTGGGTGCCAGCTCCGATAATGCCGATCTTTGGAAGCTTGCGCTCCAACGGTTGGCCTCGCGCCACCGGCGCCCACGCAGTTGCAGCGCCTATTCCGGCCAGAAAATCCCGCCGCCGCATGTGCCACTCCAAGGACTACCAAGTGGGATTGCTAAACTAGCACTTTGTCGTGGAGCTGTGTGAGGGCAAAGGGCATTTGCCGGGGTCGTGCGCGACAAGCGTGCGTCAACTCGTGAGGTCCGACTTGGGTCAAACTGACAAGAACTCAGTTCGAGCACATGTTTTCCGCTTTACCCCTCAAACTCGGACATTGCTCGATGCATTCGGCATGTCTCAAAAGGGCCAGGAGCGGTCATTCAAGGAAGTAGGGAGCGGATTAGCTTGCCGTGCTTTGAGTCCTGTATCAGCGAGTGAGGCTATCGATGACGGCCCCACTCGCAACGCACCCAGCGATGCCGATTGCCGAGCGCCAGCAATGCACCGCAATCCTCGCGTCGCCCACCCCCGCCCTAAGGTTTAGCCCCGCGCAGCTGGAACGATCATGACCAGGTGCTCGTTGATTTGACTCTGTGGCAAGGAGGCCGAGGTATGAGGATAATGACCGCGTTCGCTCTCGGAACGGCCCTGGTACTGTGTAACCTGGGGACGTTTAGTGCCGCAGCCCATGCGCGGAAGGCCAAAGTCGTTCGTGAACCACGGGTGAGGCTTATCGTCGTCAGGGTGCCCGTAGTAAGGCCAACTCCTTACTGGGATTCCTATATTGTTCCACGATATCGTTATCGCCCTCAGGACGACCGGATCGATCCATACGGCCCGCCCGTAGTGCCGATGGTGCGCTATGGGGCTCAAGAGGAAACGCTGCCCGGTTTTGCCGGTACCGCATTTCCTCGTTAGCAACGTTCGACGCGACGTTGCGATTGCGGGGACTATCAAGCTGCTGCAAGAACCACCTGTTCTGCCGCGGAACTGAATAGGAGGCCGAGATACAAGCGCGCGATGCTGGCGTTGTGGCTGATGACCGCTTTGGCTCATTCGCGTCGATTTTGGCATGTCCGCGGCATGTCCGGTTAGGGGGGTGATCTCGGAAATGCCGGTTGCCCCGTTTTGCCAAACGACGAAAAATTGCCCGACGGGCAAATCAGCAAGAACCTGTCCAGCCCCGCTGACAAAAATATTTCGCTTAACCCGTCGGGCAAATCACCTCTACAAGCTCGCCCCGTCCCACCCGGATGAGGGGCGGATCGCGAGTCGTCACGAACGCGCGGTGGGATGCGATGGACGCGACAGCGTCGGGCGCGCAATGGGATCGCAGGGCGGGTCTTCCCGTGAGCGATCGGCCGGCGCGCGGACGAACGATGCTGCTAACCGCCTTCGCCAGAACTCGCCGGACGGCACGAGGCCCGGCAAGACCTTTGGCGTGAGATGGTCGCGGACGGCGAAGTCGTGTGGTCCTGGCGCCCCGATGCTGGCGTCAAGTCTTGCGGAGATGCATTCGGCCCAACCGGGTTTGAGATGTATCATCGATCCGCAAGGCGACGGTGGCAAGAAAGCCCGGTCACCGGGGAGAGCACGAAGTAAGCCGTAAACCATTCGCGCGGGGAAAGCCGGAGTGATCCGGTTGAACCTGTGGTCCACTCGTGCGCTTTTTGTGCGCACGACCGCGGGTGCAATCGGCATCCGGCTTTCCCTGCGCCCTCTGTTTGCGAAGGAGGGTGAAGTTGATGCAAGCCTCGGGCGCATCGCGCCGCGAGAATGCGGACGCATATCCTCTTGCTGTTTGAAATTTGAATCCGACGTTTCAGACCTCTCCCCGCCTGCGGGGAGAGGTCGGATTTTACGCGGAGCGAAAAATCCGGGTGAGGGGGACTCTCCGCGAGACCGGTGATGCCGATAGAGCCCCTCACCCCAACCCTCTCCCCGCGAAGAGCGGGGCGAGGGAGCATACCGTCTTCGTGATTAGCTACGCCGCCTTCGCCTGCACATTGTCGCAAAATTCCGCCAGCCGATCGGCGAGCCGCAGTGTCGCCGGGCTGGCATCAGGCGACGCCACCAGCGCCACTTCCGTCCGGTCGATCGGCGCAAAACCGTCCTTCGCGGTCAGGACACGATGATCGGCCTGAACCGCGATCTCCGAGAGGATGCTGAGACCCATTCCGGCGGCGACTGCGGCCTGGATGCCGGCGAGGCTCGACGACGTATAGGCCATGTGCCAGGGGCGGCCGGCGGTTTCCAGCGCATGGATCGCGCCCGCCCGATAAAGGCAACCGACGGGAAAGCCGATCAACGGCACCGAGCCGATTTTTGCGTCGATCGGATGGCTCTTGCTGGTGACCCAATGCACGCGCTCGGACCACACCGCGATGCCGCCTTTTTCGCCGGCCGCGCGTTTGAACAGCGCCAGATCGAGTTCGCCGCGTTCGAGATCGCGCTTGAGATAGGTGCTCTGGTCGGCGCGCACGTCGAGCCGCAGGCCGGGATGCGAGCGCGAAAATGAAGCGAGCAATTTCGCCAGCCGATAGGCGGCGAAATCCTCGGGGATGCCCAACCTGACGGCGCCTTCATTGCCGGGCCGCGTCACGACATCGCGGGCTTCTTCCGCAAGCGACAATAGCCGCCGCGCATAGGACAACAGCCGCTCGCCGGCCTCGGTCGGCGTCACGTCCTTAGCCGTCCGGTTCAACAGCGGCTGGCCGACATCCTCCTCCAGCCGCTTGATCTGCTGGCTGACGGTCGACTGGGTGCGGTGAACGCGCTCGCCGGCGCGGGTAAAGCCGCCGGAATCCACCACCGAGACAAAGCTGCGCAGCAATTCGAGATCGAGCATTGGAGGGACCTATTTTAGGCCTATTCATATTTCCACTGGAAATCAGTCTATCATTTAATTTCCAAATATCAAGGCGCGGCCCTAGATCAGGGGCCAAGGAGATTCCCCAAGGAAAATTCCAATGTCCGTCGCGCCCTCGATCGCAGTTCCCCGCACCACTTTCAATCCACTGCCGATCTATATCGCCCTGTTCTGCCTGCTCTGGAGCTTTGCCTTTGTCGCGGGAAAAATCGGCGTCACATCGTGCCCGCCGCTGATCCTGCTCACCGCGCGGTTCTCGCTGGCCGGAATCCTGATCCTCGCGATTTCCGCGTTTCGCGGCGAGGGCTGGGGGTTGTCATGGCGGGATACCCTGGTGTTCGCGCTGATCGGCGTCGCCAACAACGCGCTCTATCTCGGCCTCGGTTATACCGGGCTGAAGACCGTGTCCGCCGGCCTCGGCGGGTTGATCGTCAGCGCCAATCCGGTTTTCACGGCCGGCCTCGCCGCGCTGTTCCTCGGGGAGCAACTGACCGCGCGCAAGGTCGCGGGGCTGTTGCTCGGGATCACGGGAGTGAGTTTTATCGTCTGGCACCGCATGTCGGTCGGCACCGACAGTCTGCACGGCGTCCTCTTCACGTTGGCCTCGCTGGCCTCGATCGTGCTTGGCACTATCCTATTCAAGGTGCTGGCGCCGCAGGGCAGCCTCTGGATCGGCAACGGCGTGCAGAATCTCTCCGCGGGCATCGTGCTGCTGCCGTTCGCGATGAATTTCTCGAGCGTCGATGACATCGTGCCGAGCGCGCCTCTGTTCGGCGCCTTTGCGTTCCTGGTGCTGGGCGGATCGATCCTGGCCTATCGGCTGTGGTTTCATCTGCTGCGAGTGTGCGGCGCGACCGCCGCGAGCGCCTATCATTTCCTGATGCCGCCATTGGGCATGCTGTTCGCCTGGATGGTGCTCGGCGAGCATGTCGAGTTCCGCGATTTGCTTGGGATTGTCCCGGTGGCGCTCGGCATCTATCTGGTGACGCGTCCCGCAGCAGTGCCGCAATAAGAAAACGCGGCCATAAGAAAAAGCGAGATCGAACATGAGTTCCCTTCGCATAACCCTGATCGGCGGTCCCACCGCGCTGATTGAAATCGACGGCTTTCGTCTCCTCACCGATCCGACCTTCGATGCGCCGGGCGCGTATCAATTGCCGCATGTAAGACTCGAGAAATTGACCGGTCCCGCGTTAGCGGCGGGACAGGTCGGTCCGGTCGATGCGGTGCTGCTCAGTCACGATCAGCATTCGGACAACCTCGATCATTCGGGCAAGGACTTCCTCCGTCAGGCCAAGCGCGTCCTGACCACGGAAGCCGGCGCAAAACGGCTCGGCGGCCATGTTGAGGGACTTGCGCCGTGGGCGACTACCGAATTGATGGGCAAGGATGGCCGTTCCCTGACCATCACCGCGACGCCCGCGCGTCACGGGCCGGCCGGCATCGAGCCGTTGTCCGGCGACGTCATCGGCTTTGTGCTGAGTTCGAAAGAGCGCTCACCGGTCTATATCAGTGGCGACACCGTGTGGTTCGACGGCGTCGCCGAGGTCGCGCGGCGCTTCAAGGCCGGCGTGGTGCTGCCCTTCGCCGGCGCGGCGCAGACCCGCGGTCCCTTTCACCTCACGATGGATACCAACGACACCATCGAGACCGCGCGCGCATTTCCGGATGCGGTGATCGTGCCGCTGCATACTGACGGCTGGGCGCATTTCCGCCAGAGCGCGAGTGATTTGCGCGCGTCGTTCGACACGCTCGGGTTTGGGGCGCGGTTGAAACTGCTGGAGCCCGGCGTCGCGACGGTGATCGAGCCGCCACACCCACCGGCCTCATCCTGAGCCACACGCACCGGCCTCATCCTGAGGAGCGCGCTCTTGCGCGCGTCTCGAAGGATGGCAACAGGGGTGCAAGCGTCCATCCTTCGAGACGCGGCCAAGTGGCCGCTCCTCAGGATGAGGAGCGGTATTAGTCCTTCCTGAACACGATGGACGCCATCCACCCCGTCATCAGCGCCATGAACGCCGTCACCAGCCCATAGCTGAAACCGTTCTGGCGGGCGGTGGTGGCGACGAACTGCTCGAAGCCGACTTTGACGATATCGAACGCGGTTTCGGTATGCGTCACCAGCGCGCCGTCGGAAAACAGTTTTATCTCGACGTCATAGGTCCCGATCGGCACCTCGGCCGGCAGCGGAATGCCGGTGCGGAACAAGGTCGGCGTCAGAAACGTCACCGCCGAGGTCGCCTCGCGATAGAGCCCATGCTCGGAGCGCAGCCGCACGAAGGCGCTGCGGAACGCATCGTTCGGCACGACGTCGGCATAGTCAGGCCCGACGCGCTGGGTCAGCAGCACATTGTTGAGGCCAAGCTGCTGGCGCCGCTGCACTTCGGGCGAGGCGATGGCGTCGAATGGCCGGTTGGAAAACAGCGCCAGATAGGTCGGCACCTGCAGGAACTGGCGGTAATCGGTGTTGACCCAGATGCCGAATTTACGCTCCTTGCGGCGCGTCACCATGTCGGCGCGGGGGCCGGCGACGGTGACGACAAGATCGTAATTGGTGCGCGTCGCAGGGGTGTTGGCGTCCTTTTCGACCGAGCCGAACAGCACGAGCTCCTCGCCGGAATAGTTCGGCGTCACGGTGACGCGGTGGTTGGAGACCGACACGATCAGCCGCTCGGCGTGCGCCGGAAGCGGGGCCGACGCCAGGCCCAGCGCGAGCACGACACCTGCCGATGCGAAAGGCCAGCGCGCAATCATCCGGTGCCTCCGATTTCCCGGATGGTGAAGAGATCGTCGGGGCGGATCACGAGCTCGATCGCGAAGCGGATTCCGACCGCGAGGATCAGAAGCCCGAGCAACAGCCGCAGATGCTCGCCGCGAATTTTCTGCCCGGCGCGGGCGCCGAACTGCGCGCCGGTGACGCCGCCGATCATCAGGATCAGCGCCAGCACCGCATCGACCAGATGATTGGTGATCGCGTGCAGCATGGTGGCGAACACCATGGTGACCAAAGTCAGCACCATCGAGGTGCCGATTACCGTGGAGGTCGGCACCCGCAACAGATAGATCATGATCGGGACCAGGATGAAGCCGCCGCCGATGCCCATCACCGCGCCGATGAAGCCGATGATCACGCCGACGGTGATGACCGGGATCACCGACAGATAGATCTTGGAGCGCTTGAAGCGCACCTTCAATGGCAGGCCATGGATCCAGCCATGGCTGCCCGAGCGCCGCATCGGCACGATCTTGCCACGGCGCGCGCGCAATAGCGCGCGGGTGCCTTCCCAGAACATCAATGCGCCGACGGTGGTCAGCAGCACCACGTAAGACAGCGCAATCATCAGGTCGAGCTGGCCGAGCGAGCGCAGATACGTGAAGGTGAACACGCCGAGCGCGGTGCCGACGGTGCCGCCGCATAACAGCACCAGCGCCAGCGCCGGATCGATGGCGCGGCGGCGCCAGTAGGTCAGCGCGCCGGAAAACGACGAGGCCGCGATGTGGCTGGCGACGGAGGCGACCGCAACCGCCGGCGCGATGCCGATGAAGATCAAGAGCGGCGTCATCAGAAACCCGCCGCCGATGCCGAACATGCCGGACACGAAGCCGACCGCCGCGCCCATCGCAAGGATGAGGAAAACATTGACCGGAAGGTCGGCGATCGGGAGGTAAAGCTGCACGCGCGGCTCGCTTCGAAGGTTAGCCCTGAGGCGGGCCGAAACCCCTCACGGCACTATTTTTGATGAGCGGCGTCGCTCGCCTGCCGCGCCTCTGCATAACCGAAATCGCCCGCTTGAGGGACTAAAGAATCCGCAGGGAGCGGGCTTTTTTGACGCGGGCCGCCGCTCACCTACAGGTGTGGTGAATAATTCAGATTAACGGGTCGCCTTAGGGCTTCCGGATCGGGTCGGTCACGAGGTTCATCGCCGCGGCTTCCTTGGTGCCAAGCCAGCGGACGTCCCTGTTTTGAGACATAGCCTGCACGACGGCGGAGGACACGCCCATCTTCGTCATATAGTTCAACAGGAACCCTGCAACCCGCTGAGTGTCGGCAACGGGGTCGCGCATCGGAGCCGTAGCCTCAAACTGGTGGACCCCCAGCATAGAGCCCTCCACGCCATAGCGTATCTTGCCGCCGGCATAGACCAGCACGCAGGCGCTGGCACAATAGGCGGGGCGGACCTGGCCCGACCCATCGGCGACGCCGACCGCAGTCACCAGTCCGCGCGATCGAATGATTTCGCCCATGATCACGGCCTGATTCAAGTCGCCGCCCGGAGAAGACAGCAACACCGCGTCGCCGGCATCGAGATGGCCTTCATTGAGCCTGTCCCGGAACCAGTTCGCGGTGGCGGCGCCGATTTCCCCGCTGATGGCGAGCGCGCGCCGGCCATGGCCCGAGCCGTCGAAATCGGCAAGGGGGATCAGCGCCGAAGTCATGCGTGGGGCGAGATATGATTCCTTCCAATAGGCCCAGGCCTCCGGCCGCGACAGGTCCCGGTAGGCCCGGATGCCGACGCCACTCGCCAGGAGAACAAACATCACAGCTGACCACCAATGCCGCTTGATGCCGATGGCAGGGGGTCGCCGCGCTGCAGGCTGGTCTGTAGGCTTGCGCGGCGGTGCTACCCGAGGTCCGGTCGGCGACCTCTGGTATTCATCTCTCTCGTCCTGACGATCATCGAAAGACAAATGACCCTCTCGGCAGTCAAGCTGTCCCGGACGTCGAACCTCCGGGCAGTTATCGCGTGCGCGCTCAGTGAGGCGCTTGTCTACACGGCTTTATCGCTGGGGTATATGACGGCAATGCCGGGCGGCATCGCCAATGGGATCAGCGCGCGGCGGCGGTGCGCTTGGCTGAAGCCGGCTTCGCGGCGGGCTTTGCAGCCGGCTGCGGCGGCGCCGCGTCCCATCCGCCGGCCGGCGTTGCGACGTTGACGGCGTCGTCGGGCTGGGGTTCTGCGGTAAAGGTCTGGATCGCGAGCTTGGCCGCCGCCAGCGACTGGGCGTCGAGGCGCTTGGCAATATCGTCGCGCTTGCGCCCGGCATCCACGTCGCCCTGCGCCGCCGCCAGGCTGAACCATTTGAAGGATTCGGCGAGGTTCTGTTCGACGCCGATGCCGCGGGCATAGAGGATGCCGAGGTTGAACTGGCTGTCGGCGACGCCGCGGTCGGCCGCCTTGCGGAACCATTGCGCAGCGTCCTTGTAGTTGGCGCCCTTGTCGCCGCCGTCGGCGTCGAGCACGGCCAGATTATGCATCGCCTTGGCGTTGCCGCGCTCGGCCGCCTGGATGTAATAGCGCCGCGCGGTATCGACGTCCTTTTTCACGCTCATACCTTTTTCATAGAAGGTACCGAGCCTGAAGATCGCCGGCACGACGCCTGCCTCCGCCGCGCGGTCATACCATTTCGCGGCCTCGTCGTAATTCGGAGCGACGCCCTTGCCTTCGGCGAAACGCACGCCGATTTCGTAGGCCGCGGTCGGATCGCCCTTCAGCGCGGCCGCGCGCAGCACCGGTCCGCCGATCGTATCCGGCAGTCTTTCGGTCGGCGGCACCTGCGCCATCGGGAGTTTGCCTTTCGCCGACGCCGCAGCGCCGGTCGGAAGCGCGCTGGTGACATCCGTGGCGGACGACGGCGCGGCGTCCTGCGGGATCGCGGCCGATGCGGTGCCGTCGAAAAAGTTGGGGGCGGAGTTATTGAGCGATTGCCGTCCGATCGGCGTCGGCGAGGTCATCGACGGCGACGCCGGGCCCGGCGTCGCCGGCTTGGCGCTGTCAGGCGCGGGCGATTGGTCCGGGGCTTGCGGCTCGCTCGAATTCTCCATGGCAGGCGGCTGCGGCGACACGCTGCCGCCGTCGAGCAGCGACATCGTCACCTTAAAGGCGCCCAGTACGATCACGACCACGCTGGCGCCGACCAGGAGCGAGCGGATCTTGGAGGTGATGTTCGACGGTTCCTTGGCCTTGTCGCCGGCGACCTTGAGCGGACGGCCGGCCTTGTCGGTGGGCGGCGCGGCCGCGGCGGCCTGGGCGGCGCGGCGTGCGGCGGCGATGAAGCTTGCGGTAGAGACCGGTCCGGGCGGCGGGCTCGCCGGAATTCCGCTGATCGCGCTTTCGGAGGCCGCGATGCGTTCCGATGGCGAAGCCGCGCGCCCGACCGGCCTTGTGCCGGGCTCAAGCGGGTGATCGGGCGGCAGATCGGGCTCGATCGCCGCTCGCGAGGGCGCGGCGCTATGCGGCTCCAGGATTTCACTGATGGCGCGCGGCGGCACCGGAGCTGCGGCCGGCACCGATGGCGGCGCGGCATGAAATTCGCGCGGGGCGGCGGCGAAAGGCGCCTGCGCCGAGGCGGGATTGGGCAATTCGGGTCTCTGTTCCGCGGCCATCGGGACCGGCGGCGCCTCGATCTCCGGCGCTTCGAACTGCGGCGCTTCAGCCTGCGGCGCTAGCGCCTGCTGGGCCACGGCCTGCGGCGCGGCGGCGCGCGGTGCCGGCGGCATTTCCGGCGGCGGCGCAACCGGCGCGGTGCGAACCGTGCGCAGATCGCCTTCGATCATCGCCAGCCGATCAACCACATGGCCGAGCGTGTTGTGCACGGCTTCGAGCGAATCCTGGGTGTGGCGGTCGGTCTCGGTCTGGCTGTAACGGATGTCGGACAATTCGCGCTTGACGATGTCGATCAGGCCAGAGTCCGCCGGCTCGGGAGCGCTGCGCTGGCTGGTTTCGGCAAGCGCCGCAACCGCCGCATGCTGGCGTTCCAGATGGCGCAGAATGTCCTGCAGCCCGTCCTCGACCCGGCCGAGATTGCCGGCGCGGTGATCGCTGGAGGCTTCCAGCCGTTCCAGCAGATAAGACACCCGCTGTTCGAGATGGGCGAAGGCCGAGGCGCTGTCATTGCCGACCGGCATCCGGTCGAGGCGGTCGGACAAAGCGCGCAGCGCACCCTCGATCTGCTCGGAATTTTCGCGTTCGCGCGGCCGCTCGCGGCTTTCCAGCGTCGAGGTCAGCGCCGCGATGCGCTGCTCCAGGATCGCGAAGGAATCGCTGTTGCCCTCGGAGCGGGAAATCTGGTCGACCTTTGCCGACAGCGTGCGCAAATCGTCGCTGAGCCGGACCAGCGCGTCGTTGGAAGCGACATTGGAGACGATGGCGCGCAGCGCTACGATGGCGCCTTCGAGCTGGCGCACTGTCGAGGGATCGTCGTTGGCGCGCAGGATCAGGTCGAGCTTGGCGCCGAGATTGCGGATCGCCTCGTCGTAGCCGGCCAGTTGCTCGGCCGGGGTCAGCGAGCGCAGCACTTCGCGGATTTCAGAAAGCGCGCGCTCGATGCCGGCCAGCGCCTTGGCGTCGATGCCGCTCTGGCGGCTGTCGTCGATGCGGCGTGCCAGCGAGCGGACTTCGTTCTCGATCGATTCGATCGCCCGGCGCGGCATCGCTTCGGTGATGGCGTGACGGATTTCCGCGAGTTCGCTGCGGAACGCGGCGATCGATTGTTCTGTCCCGTCGGGGCGCTGCAGCGCCTCGATCTGGCTCGTGATCTTGAACAGATGGCGCTCGAGCGAGGAGAAATCCGGACCCGGTGGCGTTGCCGGCGGCATCGGCATCGGAGGGGACACTGGCATCGCCGGTGCCAGCGGCATCGCCGGCGCGATCGGCGGCGCGGCGCGCGACGGCATCTGCCGCGGTGGCGCGTCAAGTTCGTTCTGGCGCGCGGCGATTTCCGCGATCGCCGAGTCGAACGACGCAGGGCTCAGCGGCGGGGAGGGGCGATAGACCTGGCTGGCCGCGCCCTCGACCATCTCGGACTGGCGCTGCCTGTCCTTGAGCTGGGATTGTCTTGCGGGCGCGGGGTTTGAAATCTGCGACAGCCGGGCGTCGAGGCGCGAGATCGCGTCGTTCAACTGACGGGCGACGCCTTGTTCGCCGCCGCGCGGGGCGTCGTTGCGCGGAGCATCGCTGCGCGGAGCATCGCTGCCCGGCTTGGGCTGCGAGATCTGTTCGATCTGCCGGGTGATGGCGTCAAGCCGCTGATGGATATCGG is drawn from Bradyrhizobium lablabi and contains these coding sequences:
- a CDS encoding LysR family transcriptional regulator; this translates as MLDLELLRSFVSVVDSGGFTRAGERVHRTQSTVSQQIKRLEEDVGQPLLNRTAKDVTPTEAGERLLSYARRLLSLAEEARDVVTRPGNEGAVRLGIPEDFAAYRLAKLLASFSRSHPGLRLDVRADQSTYLKRDLERGELDLALFKRAAGEKGGIAVWSERVHWVTSKSHPIDAKIGSVPLIGFPVGCLYRAGAIHALETAGRPWHMAYTSSSLAGIQAAVAAGMGLSILSEIAVQADHRVLTAKDGFAPIDRTEVALVASPDASPATLRLADRLAEFCDNVQAKAA
- a CDS encoding SEL1-like repeat protein is translated as MNSRVSWSVEGIDPSVRERAEAAARRAGMSLNDWLNSSIGESTPPNFRAMSDQRVADQRPLMPSQESRDVADIHQRLDAITRQIEQISQPKPGSDAPRSDAPRNDAPRGGEQGVARQLNDAISRLDARLSQISNPAPARQSQLKDRQRQSEMVEGAASQVYRPSPPLSPASFDSAIAEIAARQNELDAPPRQMPSRAAPPIAPAMPLAPAMPVSPPMPMPPATPPGPDFSSLERHLFKITSQIEALQRPDGTEQSIAAFRSELAEIRHAITEAMPRRAIESIENEVRSLARRIDDSRQSGIDAKALAGIERALSEIREVLRSLTPAEQLAGYDEAIRNLGAKLDLILRANDDPSTVRQLEGAIVALRAIVSNVASNDALVRLSDDLRTLSAKVDQISRSEGNSDSFAILEQRIAALTSTLESRERPRERENSEQIEGALRALSDRLDRMPVGNDSASAFAHLEQRVSYLLERLEASSDHRAGNLGRVEDGLQDILRHLERQHAAVAALAETSQRSAPEPADSGLIDIVKRELSDIRYSQTETDRHTQDSLEAVHNTLGHVVDRLAMIEGDLRTVRTAPVAPPPEMPPAPRAAAPQAVAQQALAPQAEAPQFEAPEIEAPPVPMAAEQRPELPNPASAQAPFAAAPREFHAAPPSVPAAAPVPPRAISEILEPHSAAPSRAAIEPDLPPDHPLEPGTRPVGRAASPSERIAASESAISGIPASPPPGPVSTASFIAAARRAAQAAAAAPPTDKAGRPLKVAGDKAKEPSNITSKIRSLLVGASVVVIVLGAFKVTMSLLDGGSVSPQPPAMENSSEPQAPDQSPAPDSAKPATPGPASPSMTSPTPIGRQSLNNSAPNFFDGTASAAIPQDAAPSSATDVTSALPTGAAASAKGKLPMAQVPPTERLPDTIGGPVLRAAALKGDPTAAYEIGVRFAEGKGVAPNYDEAAKWYDRAAEAGVVPAIFRLGTFYEKGMSVKKDVDTARRYYIQAAERGNAKAMHNLAVLDADGGDKGANYKDAAQWFRKAADRGVADSQFNLGILYARGIGVEQNLAESFKWFSLAAAQGDVDAGRKRDDIAKRLDAQSLAAAKLAIQTFTAEPQPDDAVNVATPAGGWDAAPPQPAAKPAAKPASAKRTAAAR
- a CDS encoding MBL fold metallo-hydrolase translates to MSSLRITLIGGPTALIEIDGFRLLTDPTFDAPGAYQLPHVRLEKLTGPALAAGQVGPVDAVLLSHDQHSDNLDHSGKDFLRQAKRVLTTEAGAKRLGGHVEGLAPWATTELMGKDGRSLTITATPARHGPAGIEPLSGDVIGFVLSSKERSPVYISGDTVWFDGVAEVARRFKAGVVLPFAGAAQTRGPFHLTMDTNDTIETARAFPDAVIVPLHTDGWAHFRQSASDLRASFDTLGFGARLKLLEPGVATVIEPPHPPASS
- a CDS encoding DMT family transporter; amino-acid sequence: MSVAPSIAVPRTTFNPLPIYIALFCLLWSFAFVAGKIGVTSCPPLILLTARFSLAGILILAISAFRGEGWGLSWRDTLVFALIGVANNALYLGLGYTGLKTVSAGLGGLIVSANPVFTAGLAALFLGEQLTARKVAGLLLGITGVSFIVWHRMSVGTDSLHGVLFTLASLASIVLGTILFKVLAPQGSLWIGNGVQNLSAGIVLLPFAMNFSSVDDIVPSAPLFGAFAFLVLGGSILAYRLWFHLLRVCGATAASAYHFLMPPLGMLFAWMVLGEHVEFRDLLGIVPVALGIYLVTRPAAVPQ
- a CDS encoding TIGR02186 family protein; this translates as MIARWPFASAGVVLALGLASAPLPAHAERLIVSVSNHRVTVTPNYSGEELVLFGSVEKDANTPATRTNYDLVVTVAGPRADMVTRRKERKFGIWVNTDYRQFLQVPTYLALFSNRPFDAIASPEVQRRQQLGLNNVLLTQRVGPDYADVVPNDAFRSAFVRLRSEHGLYREATSAVTFLTPTLFRTGIPLPAEVPIGTYDVEIKLFSDGALVTHTETAFDIVKVGFEQFVATTARQNGFSYGLVTAFMALMTGWMASIVFRKD
- a CDS encoding ABC transporter substrate-binding protein encodes the protein MRRRDFLAGIGAATAWAPVARGQPLERKLPKIGIIGAGTQENFQAFFEGLRELGYVPGQTVILETRYHGASAERVEELARELVGLQCNVIFAANPHAVDAVMRATRVIPTIGIDLEDDPVANGWAQSIPRPGGNLTGLFLGLPELGGKQIELLKEAMPRLADVAVLWDATLGTAQLRATEAAIQASGVKPELLPVREAKDIRDAIEHAVHAHVQGLIVLTSPMILTQRALIVDLALKARLPMISGFTTFPKAGGLMAYGPDLPSMFKRAASYTDRILRGAKAGDLPIERPSKFELIINLKTAKALGLEIPWQLQQLADEVIE
- a CDS encoding sulfite exporter TauE/SafE family protein → MQLYLPIADLPVNVFLILAMGAAVGFVSGMFGIGGGFLMTPLLIFIGIAPAVAVASVASHIAASSFSGALTYWRRRAIDPALALVLLCGGTVGTALGVFTFTYLRSLGQLDLMIALSYVVLLTTVGALMFWEGTRALLRARRGKIVPMRRSGSHGWIHGLPLKVRFKRSKIYLSVIPVITVGVIIGFIGAVMGIGGGFILVPIMIYLLRVPTSTVIGTSMVLTLVTMVFATMLHAITNHLVDAVLALILMIGGVTGAQFGARAGQKIRGEHLRLLLGLLILAVGIRFAIELVIRPDDLFTIREIGGTG